The Desulfonatronum lacustre DSM 10312 region ATCCGACCTTCGCTCGGCCACGGTCTTCCCCGGCGTTTCCAGCCAGCCGGCCCGGGCCTGGGGATGGGAGTCGAATTCCGGGACATACGGCTTGATGTCCAGAAGCGGGGTGCCGTCGAGGATGTCCACGTTCCGGATATGCAGCACGCCGTTTTCGATCCGGTCCAGTTCCACGATGGACAGACCGATGGAGTTGGGCCGCTTGGGCGCCCGGGTGGCGAACAGGCCGCGGGGGACGGTGTCCATGAACGGCACGACCTCCAGAGAAAACCCCTGGCTGCCATGAAAGCGGTACAGCAGAATAAGGTGGGAAAACCCGTCCAGGTCCTTCAACCCGGCTTGGTATTCCTCCGATATCTCCACCGTTCCCCGCACCCCCGCCGCTCCGGCGGGCTGAATCGGCATGCCGCTCAACTCCTTGAACGGACTGCGAATCAGTCCAATGGGATGTATTTCCGTCATTGTTTCAGCTCTCCCAAGAAAAAACATGGCGTACAAAAAGGCTACCTGGGCACGGGGCCCTGCTGAGCCGAAAAGACATCCACATCACTGGAAAACGAATCACCCCGGCGAGGGGCCGCTTGAAATTCGCCTTCCGTCAGGGTCATGCGGTATCCGAAGGTCAAGAACGTCTCTGTGTCCGCGGGAACGGCTTCGAGGGGGATGGCAAAGGAAAAGTCCACTCCCTCCGGGACCATCCGTCGCACCAGATAGGAATTGCGATCCCGGGCCAGCACGATTCCTTGCTCATCACTGATGTACGCGGAAAAATCCAAGCCCTGAAACCACTGAGCCAGTCCGGGCCAGACTCTGGTATTCGGCAGGGCCTTTCCGGTAACGCTATACCGATCGCCCTCCACCCGAGCCAGATAATGAAAATCCCAGAAGTCCAGCGAAATGACGTCGGTTTGGTTCGGGACAAGTTGATTCCGCGGCAGGTGCTTGACGCTCAAGTGGGAACATCCCGTCAACAGGATCAGGAAGCTCAATGAGATCAGACTTTTTTTCATTTCGTCTCTCCTGGAAAAGGTCAGCTGGGGAATTTCAAATTGAACAGAGTGATGCCAGGACTTCCGATAGCCTCATCCTCCTATGCGAATCAAGCACTGAACAGATTGCAAAAACGCGGCGCCTGGCGGAATCATCGTTCCCCTCGCGAAGACGCAGCTCCCGCCACCCATCTCCAGGCAAACAACGCCAAAAGAATCACGGCGGAGGCCACGCCCACGAGCCTCCCCTCCTCTTCCTCCGCGCCGATGCGCCAATGCCCCAGGACGCCGACCATAAAATCAGTTTGGCCGTAAACCCAGTCCACCAACAGTCCCAGACCCAAGGTGCAAAACATGATCCCGGCCACGTAGATCACCGTGGCCCGCCGACCCAGGATTTTACCGATCACGGTCAAGGCCGCGGCATTGACCGCCGGACCGG contains the following coding sequences:
- the tsaA gene encoding tRNA (N6-threonylcarbamoyladenosine(37)-N6)-methyltransferase TrmO; protein product: MTEIHPIGLIRSPFKELSGMPIQPAGAAGVRGTVEISEEYQAGLKDLDGFSHLILLYRFHGSQGFSLEVVPFMDTVPRGLFATRAPKRPNSIGLSIVELDRIENGVLHIRNVDILDGTPLLDIKPYVPEFDSHPQARAGWLETPGKTVAERRSDGRFK